One genomic segment of Vibrio quintilis includes these proteins:
- a CDS encoding transposase translates to MISRKFLGELCLELKALTEKCRAMELKIKTLGKLDPSMAFLSSIPGVGPLDASTLRIELGDGRDFKNGRHFSNYLGLVPREHGNRKTYQ, encoded by the coding sequence GTGATTAGCCGTAAATTCCTCGGAGAACTGTGCCTTGAGCTCAAGGCATTGACTGAAAAATGCCGGGCAATGGAACTGAAAATAAAGACCCTTGGCAAATTGGATCCATCAATGGCTTTTTTATCGAGTATCCCGGGAGTTGGTCCATTAGACGCCTCAACATTACGAATCGAACTTGGAGATGGGAGAGATTTTAAAAATGGCCGACATTTTTCCAACTATCTGGGATTAGTTCCAAGGGAACATGGCAATCGTAAAACTTACCAATAA
- a CDS encoding NUDIX hydrolase yields MRAPFQVLVFPYRRTEHGDEVLICRRADINVWQGVSGGGEDHESPSQAAIRELKEETGLSGKHWQQLDAMCMLPRVMFKDHQTWQTHPFVIPEYALMVEVTSDPVLSHEHSEYQWCNEAQATALLKFDSNRIAVWEIFQRLNV; encoded by the coding sequence ATGAGAGCACCCTTTCAGGTGTTAGTTTTTCCTTATCGCCGCACTGAACACGGCGATGAAGTCTTAATCTGCCGGCGGGCGGACATAAACGTCTGGCAGGGTGTTTCGGGAGGCGGTGAAGATCACGAAAGTCCTTCACAGGCAGCCATCCGGGAATTAAAAGAAGAAACCGGCCTGAGCGGCAAACACTGGCAGCAACTTGATGCGATGTGCATGCTCCCCAGAGTCATGTTCAAAGATCACCAGACATGGCAGACCCACCCGTTTGTCATTCCGGAATATGCCTTGATGGTTGAAGTCACCTCTGACCCGGTTCTTTCTCATGAACACTCTGAATATCAGTGGTGCAATGAAGCACAGGCAACGGCACTGCTGAAGTTTGATTCAAACAGAATTGCCGTCTGGGAGATATTTCAGCGACTGAATGTATGA
- a CDS encoding P-loop ATPase, Sll1717 family produces MKKIANCFISYCHEDIDRESLEHLVSRFEEESSGKIKFHTDYSLSAGDDLPKYMELLEYVDGTIMIFTPAYKNKIQDRKGGVYKEFSIIMNRYYELEREANIQTDKPQDKDDIFKSKVKSIKSPFCLIPIVFSSTHENSVPKELYDKLSLDFTSYRALSKGGKIVESEENRKKHIKLIRNIISEIFTYNSLESDDTKKQFHNIMNNFFEETKFERVKNNPWFYNNFSAAFVKTHAYKKLKRQTSYILIGRKGSGKTTISNHVGVEDKSKYKQHINIDVNEINLEYIYGFLFSDQIYEEFNITINQLEMFEISWMLYIYISCFEVVVHEYKNYNGENIYADDLKILRDFLISIDSSGEVNKEGLFIWCYSAVLEYKEKVLELLSDDPKKFYYEMRRDFSIKNVINNIFTTQVIESFRNILKSCSKKIFISLDGFDTKFEEFRNKTHFYASSPDEKSKRYSMEIDWLRAYIHIVMEIKSGKGMCIPEMNNAIDFCVVVPKERFIEVKRQERDSIVYLGKEHHIMWSGIELSIMLRKRLELLSEYKSLNTDKPHERLNDVLSNAFPHIPDKSIINISGKEFTIDLFVDVLRHTFWRPREILAYFAKIISVLNDYKNRDIKITNFAIDKCISGTTREIVNSEFINEFKNHCTNISEVVGLFRKSTQILSIEKLKNILNSVSLEFVNELEPCTDFKEKISFLYDIGFIGISANEEKVKSQKLLNKDFFSFTEKEEIFDLISMDDFDGCDFIIHPIFCEYLNLNTEKQRLTMDINWEYLYQQESQIVYR; encoded by the coding sequence ATGAAAAAAATTGCGAATTGTTTTATTTCGTATTGTCATGAAGATATTGATAGAGAATCTCTTGAGCATCTTGTTAGCCGATTTGAAGAAGAGTCATCGGGTAAAATAAAATTTCATACTGACTATAGCCTATCAGCGGGTGATGACTTACCTAAGTACATGGAGTTATTAGAATATGTTGATGGAACAATAATGATATTTACTCCGGCATATAAAAATAAAATACAAGATCGAAAAGGGGGGGTTTATAAAGAATTTTCAATAATAATGAATCGATACTATGAACTTGAAAGAGAAGCAAATATTCAAACTGATAAACCTCAAGATAAAGATGATATTTTTAAAAGTAAGGTAAAATCAATTAAAAGTCCATTCTGTTTAATACCTATAGTTTTTTCTTCAACTCATGAAAATAGTGTTCCTAAAGAACTGTATGATAAATTGTCATTAGATTTCACTTCTTATCGAGCACTATCTAAAGGTGGTAAGATAGTTGAATCTGAAGAAAATAGGAAAAAACATATTAAACTTATAAGAAATATTATTAGTGAGATTTTTACATATAATTCGTTAGAAAGTGACGATACAAAAAAACAATTTCATAATATAATGAATAATTTTTTTGAAGAAACAAAATTTGAAAGAGTGAAGAATAACCCTTGGTTTTATAATAATTTTTCTGCAGCATTTGTTAAAACACATGCATATAAAAAATTAAAAAGACAAACATCTTATATATTAATAGGGAGAAAAGGAAGTGGGAAAACGACAATATCTAACCACGTTGGTGTTGAGGATAAATCAAAATATAAACAGCATATAAACATTGATGTGAATGAAATTAACTTAGAATATATATATGGGTTTTTATTTTCAGATCAAATATATGAAGAATTCAATATAACAATTAATCAACTTGAGATGTTTGAAATATCATGGATGCTATATATTTATATATCATGTTTCGAAGTGGTTGTGCATGAATATAAAAATTATAATGGAGAAAATATATATGCTGATGATTTGAAAATTCTGAGAGATTTTTTAATTTCTATTGATAGTTCAGGAGAGGTTAATAAAGAAGGGCTATTTATCTGGTGTTATTCTGCTGTTCTTGAATATAAGGAAAAAGTATTGGAATTATTATCTGATGATCCTAAAAAATTTTATTATGAAATGAGACGTGATTTTAGCATAAAAAATGTTATTAATAATATTTTCACAACGCAGGTAATTGAATCATTTAGAAATATATTAAAATCATGTAGTAAAAAAATATTTATATCATTAGATGGTTTTGATACTAAATTTGAAGAGTTTAGAAATAAAACTCATTTCTATGCTTCATCACCAGATGAAAAATCAAAACGATATAGTATGGAGATCGACTGGCTTAGAGCATATATACATATAGTTATGGAAATAAAATCAGGTAAAGGAATGTGTATTCCTGAAATGAACAATGCTATTGATTTTTGCGTGGTTGTTCCAAAGGAAAGATTTATAGAAGTGAAGAGGCAGGAAAGAGATAGTATTGTTTATTTAGGTAAAGAACATCATATTATGTGGTCTGGAATTGAGTTGTCAATTATGCTGAGAAAGAGACTTGAGTTATTAAGTGAGTATAAATCCTTGAATACTGATAAGCCTCACGAAAGACTCAATGATGTATTGAGTAATGCATTTCCCCATATTCCTGATAAAAGTATAATTAATATTTCGGGTAAGGAGTTTACAATTGATTTGTTTGTTGATGTATTACGTCATACTTTCTGGCGACCTAGAGAGATATTAGCATATTTTGCCAAAATTATATCTGTTCTTAATGACTATAAAAATAGAGATATAAAGATTACAAACTTTGCTATAGATAAATGTATTTCAGGGACGACTAGAGAAATTGTTAACTCAGAGTTTATTAATGAATTTAAAAATCATTGTACAAACATATCTGAAGTTGTTGGGTTATTTAGGAAGTCTACGCAGATATTATCAATTGAAAAATTGAAAAACATACTAAATTCAGTGTCATTAGAATTTGTTAATGAGCTTGAACCATGTACAGATTTTAAAGAAAAAATATCATTTCTATATGACATTGGTTTTATTGGGATTAGTGCAAACGAAGAAAAAGTGAAATCTCAAAAGCTATTAAATAAAGATTTTTTTTCTTTTACAGAAAAAGAAGAAATTTTTGATCTAATTTCTATGGATGATTTTGATGGGTGTGATTTTATCATTCATCCTATTTTTTGTGAGTATTTGAACTTGAATACAGAGAAACAAAGACTGACAATGGACATTAATTGGGAATATTTGTATCAACAAGAGAGTCAAATTGTTTATAGATGA
- a CDS encoding DUF1848 domain-containing protein yields MIISASRRTDIPAFYSDWFLNRIQAGFLLTRNPFNAKQIKRISLRPDDVDVIVFWTRNPAKLLKHLPLLDTTGYRYYFQFTLTGYGKPLETATLHPLKAIEIFQKLSEQIGADKVIWRYDPILVSNLTPVQEHLRLFEKIARHLHQHTRQVVISFADLYRKTEVNLRKVAGLRYHDILHDADELRTLCQGLSEIARHYQLSITTCAETTDLTEFGIRHGKCVDDVLLRQIFGLDVSSTKDPGQRQACGCIQSVDIGSYNTCLHGCQYCYATSQQKTALRNYQQHDPQSPFLTGSAEGAESLSEPEIPVRTSLF; encoded by the coding sequence ATGATCATCAGCGCCAGCAGACGAACGGATATTCCGGCATTTTACAGCGACTGGTTCCTCAACCGGATTCAGGCTGGTTTTCTGCTGACACGCAATCCATTTAATGCAAAACAGATCAAGCGGATCTCGCTGCGGCCAGACGATGTTGACGTGATTGTTTTCTGGACCCGCAATCCGGCCAAACTACTCAAACATTTGCCGTTACTCGATACAACCGGCTACCGGTATTACTTTCAGTTTACCCTCACCGGCTACGGCAAACCCCTGGAAACCGCCACCCTGCACCCGCTCAAAGCAATTGAAATCTTTCAAAAACTATCTGAGCAGATTGGGGCAGACAAAGTGATCTGGCGTTACGACCCGATTCTGGTGTCAAACCTGACGCCGGTGCAGGAGCATTTGCGCCTGTTTGAGAAAATTGCCAGACACCTGCATCAACACACCCGGCAGGTGGTGATCAGCTTTGCCGATCTGTACCGGAAAACCGAAGTAAATCTGCGCAAAGTCGCCGGACTGAGGTATCACGATATTCTCCATGATGCCGATGAACTACGAACACTTTGTCAGGGACTGAGTGAGATTGCCCGCCATTATCAGCTAAGCATCACCACCTGCGCCGAAACCACCGATTTAACAGAATTTGGTATCCGGCATGGTAAATGTGTCGATGATGTCTTGCTCAGGCAAATCTTCGGCCTCGATGTCAGCAGCACCAAAGATCCGGGACAACGGCAGGCCTGCGGTTGTATTCAAAGTGTCGATATCGGCAGCTACAACACCTGCCTGCACGGCTGTCAGTATTGTTACGCGACCAGCCAGCAGAAAACCGCGTTACGCAATTATCAGCAACATGACCCGCAAAGCCCTTTTCTCACCGGCAGTGCTGAAGGTGCGGAATCTCTGTCGGAGCCAGAGATTCCGGTCCGGACTTCGCTGTTCTGA
- a CDS encoding methyl-accepting chemotaxis protein — protein MSLVKKLLIASCLIVSALAAIQAGISVYGIRTQISDNISSSNILYGASNAGSISEWLDEKKRILDAFTDALSRAETTAQITTQIKTIDKAGGFGSVLFGTVAGDTYRAKGLNTKAGYDPKIRPWYKNALNTDQVFLSEPYVGASSGKLIVTLSKKVMINGQLKGVAMASLPLDKINQDILSVTVPGNGIAFLLSSSGIIISHPDKALRNQPLDKLTSSIRAGELINNAAQKQLFELNVNQTGYLTNVTRVAGTNWYLVLMSQESVLLKPVQTMLIYQLVTAIVMIIISVIVLAVLMKYLLSGLQKVSAALNDIAQGEGDLTVNIEVKTQDEVGKLAGSFNVFVEKLHGIISSVNRLSEQILDQSEVTAESSEKRHQMVRHQQDEVVMVATAMTEMSTTTEDIAGNAEQTAHNAQQMVDITRTGNSLIEKSQTSINHLSDEVKNASHVIEELHQEGEKITKIVSEINDIAEQTNLLALNAAIEAARAGDQGRGFAVVADEVRNLSQRTRASTEEIGQMISSLQEKTTKAVDVMETCHNLASLSVEDTGSAATNFKHIESSINDVNNMAAQIATAAEEQAVTGKEINVNTESIREISEQLSEDSVEGTRQAGTLNEFSRKLIEQVNKFKI, from the coding sequence ATGTCTTTAGTTAAGAAACTGCTGATTGCCAGCTGTCTTATCGTTTCGGCGCTTGCTGCAATTCAGGCCGGTATTTCAGTTTATGGTATCCGGACTCAGATTTCAGATAATATCTCTTCCTCCAATATTCTTTACGGAGCCAGTAATGCCGGATCTATCAGCGAGTGGCTGGATGAGAAAAAACGGATACTGGATGCATTTACCGATGCGTTGAGTCGTGCTGAGACCACAGCGCAAATCACCACCCAGATTAAAACAATTGATAAAGCCGGCGGGTTTGGTTCGGTTTTGTTTGGAACTGTTGCCGGAGATACCTACAGAGCGAAAGGTCTGAATACCAAAGCCGGCTATGATCCGAAAATTCGCCCGTGGTATAAAAATGCCCTCAATACGGATCAGGTTTTCCTCAGTGAACCTTATGTGGGGGCTTCAAGCGGGAAACTCATCGTTACGCTGTCCAAAAAAGTGATGATTAACGGGCAGCTCAAAGGTGTGGCGATGGCCTCCCTGCCGCTGGACAAAATTAATCAGGATATTTTGTCGGTGACTGTTCCCGGAAATGGCATCGCGTTTTTACTTTCTTCTTCCGGAATTATTATTTCGCATCCCGATAAAGCTTTGCGCAATCAGCCTCTGGATAAGCTGACATCATCGATCCGTGCGGGTGAACTGATAAATAATGCCGCTCAGAAACAGTTATTTGAGCTCAATGTGAATCAAACCGGTTACCTGACCAATGTGACCCGGGTGGCCGGAACCAACTGGTATCTGGTGCTGATGAGTCAGGAGTCAGTTTTACTGAAGCCAGTGCAAACTATGTTGATTTATCAGCTGGTGACGGCGATTGTGATGATTATCATCTCAGTGATAGTTCTGGCCGTATTAATGAAGTATTTACTCTCCGGATTACAGAAGGTGTCTGCGGCGCTGAATGATATTGCTCAGGGGGAAGGTGACTTAACCGTTAACATTGAGGTGAAAACCCAGGATGAAGTCGGCAAACTGGCAGGGAGCTTTAATGTCTTTGTTGAAAAGCTGCACGGGATAATATCCAGTGTCAACCGCCTTTCAGAACAAATTCTGGATCAGTCTGAAGTGACCGCGGAGTCTTCAGAAAAAAGACACCAGATGGTTCGCCATCAGCAGGATGAAGTGGTGATGGTCGCAACCGCGATGACAGAGATGTCGACCACAACCGAAGATATTGCCGGTAACGCAGAACAAACAGCACATAATGCTCAGCAAATGGTGGATATTACCCGGACCGGCAATTCACTCATAGAGAAGAGTCAGACTTCCATTAATCACCTTTCGGATGAAGTAAAGAATGCCAGCCATGTGATTGAGGAGCTGCATCAGGAAGGAGAAAAAATCACCAAAATTGTTTCTGAAATTAATGATATCGCGGAGCAGACCAACCTGTTGGCACTCAATGCTGCCATTGAAGCGGCAAGGGCCGGTGATCAGGGACGCGGGTTTGCTGTGGTTGCCGATGAGGTGAGAAATTTATCGCAGCGCACCAGAGCATCAACGGAGGAAATTGGTCAGATGATCAGCAGCCTGCAGGAGAAAACAACCAAGGCGGTAGATGTCATGGAAACCTGTCACAACCTGGCATCACTGAGTGTGGAAGATACAGGCAGCGCTGCGACGAATTTTAAACATATTGAATCTTCCATTAATGATGTTAATAACATGGCTGCGCAGATTGCAACCGCAGCAGAAGAGCAGGCGGTGACCGGCAAAGAGATCAACGTGAATACTGAGTCGATCCGGGAAATCTCTGAGCAGTTGAGTGAAGATAGTGTTGAAGGAACCAGACAGGCCGGTACCCTGAATGAATTTTCCCGCAAGCTGATTGAACAGGTCAATAAGTTCAAAATTTAG